A stretch of Desulfotalea psychrophila LSv54 DNA encodes these proteins:
- a CDS encoding portal protein: MTEKNTGRTESELLASILDEIREQPLWRIQADKAMDYKDGNQLDSDTLLALEAKGIPPATQNMIGPLVNAAIGFQINNKTDLKILPDVEGEDTEEIAEALNYKINQAERRSNMDTSCLMAFEPQIGAGLGWVEVSRETNPFKFPYRCLAVHRGEIFWDHLAKEPDLSDARWLLRKRWTDINVVKSMFPGKKDLCDQVRNSWGGFDQLSFATNDSDNINLFQSWEIERGWDVDEQEWRAPDNDRVCLFEVQKRERVNIYILRLSDNRVVEFNLHRPEHIIALKAGRKLESHFVSKITTYFFLGPHLLGKKKSEFDRFNYVPFWGIREDRTNIPYGMIRDLIFPQDEVNARIAKQQWALSATRTVRTDGAVAMTDDQFREECGRPDADIILNQKEMAKLGAKFEVNHNEAINSQQEARLRDLILFFQQSTQALEQPAVDMRVDISQVKSGEVHHSLQAIAKFFDNYKWSRQQVGELLLSLIIKDIGTKREIVTIKREPLQHNKIIALNDPVDFKGTGVTVLNNNLLRTRLRVTMCEIPSTASYKAQNRTLLQEVMKSLPDDYQKALMPYLAEFLDIPNKDAIIEAMVELRDGSKITEEQVQERIKQAIEKTKTELMIELKTKELELKERKTEAEIEKIITEQVNNRIEGIYSAIQAGLQVTTNSGVAASADQILHSAGAEDKDEPPLVDIAGPITVPNGVPNGVPNGVPNGVPNGVPNSVPDGVTQNTSPLFPPRVQEDRVHEPQTQQLDTMAEADEEVNRGIESPVI; the protein is encoded by the coding sequence ATGACTGAAAAAAATACTGGCCGTACTGAGAGTGAGTTACTGGCGAGCATTTTAGATGAAATCAGAGAACAACCACTCTGGCGTATCCAAGCGGATAAGGCCATGGATTATAAGGATGGCAATCAACTTGATTCTGATACCCTTTTAGCTCTTGAGGCGAAGGGTATTCCTCCCGCTACACAAAACATGATTGGGCCATTAGTCAATGCTGCTATTGGATTTCAGATTAATAACAAGACTGACCTGAAAATTTTACCCGATGTTGAAGGGGAAGATACTGAAGAGATTGCAGAAGCTCTCAACTACAAAATCAATCAGGCCGAACGTCGAAGTAATATGGATACTTCCTGCCTAATGGCCTTTGAACCACAAATAGGGGCAGGCCTTGGTTGGGTTGAGGTTAGCCGTGAAACAAACCCCTTTAAATTCCCCTATAGATGCCTGGCTGTGCACCGGGGAGAAATTTTTTGGGATCATCTGGCAAAGGAACCTGACCTTTCCGATGCCCGTTGGCTGCTACGAAAACGTTGGACAGATATCAATGTGGTTAAGTCGATGTTCCCCGGCAAAAAAGATCTCTGTGACCAAGTAAGGAACTCATGGGGTGGTTTTGACCAACTGAGCTTTGCTACAAACGATAGCGACAACATCAACCTCTTTCAATCCTGGGAAATTGAGCGAGGATGGGACGTTGATGAACAGGAGTGGCGTGCCCCTGACAACGATCGTGTTTGTCTCTTTGAGGTACAGAAGCGTGAACGGGTAAATATTTATATTTTGCGGCTGAGTGATAATCGTGTTGTGGAGTTCAATTTACACCGGCCAGAACACATTATTGCCCTGAAAGCTGGGCGGAAATTGGAAAGCCATTTTGTTTCAAAAATAACCACCTACTTTTTTCTTGGACCTCATCTTCTTGGAAAGAAAAAGAGTGAATTTGATCGTTTTAACTATGTCCCTTTTTGGGGGATCAGAGAGGATCGAACCAATATTCCTTACGGGATGATTCGTGATCTCATCTTCCCCCAGGACGAGGTAAATGCTCGCATAGCCAAACAACAATGGGCTTTATCCGCCACCCGCACAGTACGAACGGATGGGGCAGTGGCCATGACGGATGATCAGTTTAGAGAAGAGTGTGGCAGACCCGATGCTGATATTATTCTGAACCAAAAAGAGATGGCTAAACTTGGGGCCAAATTTGAGGTTAATCATAATGAGGCCATTAACTCTCAGCAGGAGGCCCGATTACGAGATCTTATTCTGTTTTTCCAACAATCCACCCAGGCACTAGAGCAACCGGCAGTTGATATGCGGGTTGATATCAGCCAGGTAAAAAGTGGGGAGGTTCACCATAGCCTGCAGGCCATTGCAAAATTTTTCGATAATTATAAGTGGTCTCGGCAACAGGTCGGCGAACTGCTTCTCTCTTTGATTATTAAAGATATTGGAACAAAAAGAGAAATTGTCACGATTAAACGAGAACCTCTGCAGCACAACAAAATCATCGCCTTGAATGATCCAGTTGATTTTAAAGGCACGGGAGTCACGGTACTTAACAACAATTTACTACGTACCAGGCTACGGGTTACCATGTGTGAGATCCCAAGCACGGCCTCTTATAAAGCCCAGAACAGAACACTGTTGCAGGAGGTTATGAAATCTCTGCCCGATGATTACCAAAAAGCCCTTATGCCTTATCTTGCAGAGTTTCTTGATATCCCTAACAAGGACGCAATTATCGAGGCAATGGTTGAACTTCGGGATGGATCCAAAATTACGGAAGAGCAGGTGCAGGAGCGGATCAAGCAAGCTATTGAGAAGACCAAAACAGAGCTTATGATTGAGCTAAAGACCAAAGAGCTTGAGCTGAAAGAACGCAAGACCGAGGCCGAGATAGAAAAAATTATTACCGAACAAGTCAATAACAGGATTGAAGGTATTTACTCAGCTATCCAAGCCGGCCTGCAGGTCACCACAAATAGTGGAGTGGCGGCCTCTGCCGATCAGATTCTTCATAGCGCTGGGGCAGAGGACAAAGATGAACCACCACTTGTGGATATCGCCGGTCCCATCACTGTACCCAACGGCGTACCCAACGGCGTACCCAACGGCGTACCCAACGGCGTACCCAACGGCGTACCCAACAGTGTACCGGACGGGGTTACCCAGAACACCAGTCCCCTATTTCCTCCTCGAGTACAGGAAGACAGGGTACATGAACCTCAGACACAACAGCTAGACACAATGGCAGAAGCCGATGAGGAGGTGAACAGAGGGATAGAATCTCCTGTTATTTAA
- a CDS encoding terminase small subunit: MAKRKNKITGTTLTPKQELFCSEYLVDFNASKAALAAGYKSNSAYSMGHENLKKPELQKRLRELVRLKIEKAKYDAQKVLERHEEIDGLDVIDILDENRRVKDIEEWPRAWRVTIEGIEVIQKIKGDTPCEIIKIKWPSKLKNLEAIGRHVDVSAYREHVELSATDQTLRNIIDILDGKTCGLPGGSGDGSQ, encoded by the coding sequence ATGGCTAAGAGAAAAAACAAAATAACGGGCACGACACTGACTCCCAAACAGGAGCTTTTTTGCAGTGAGTATTTGGTGGATTTTAATGCTTCGAAGGCTGCATTGGCGGCAGGATATAAAAGCAATAGTGCCTATTCCATGGGCCATGAGAACCTGAAAAAACCTGAACTACAGAAGCGATTACGTGAATTGGTGAGGTTGAAGATCGAAAAGGCCAAATACGATGCCCAGAAAGTCCTTGAGCGGCATGAAGAAATTGATGGACTAGATGTGATAGATATCCTTGATGAGAACAGACGGGTTAAGGATATTGAGGAGTGGCCCAGAGCATGGCGGGTCACCATTGAGGGGATTGAGGTTATCCAAAAAATCAAAGGTGATACACCCTGTGAAATTATAAAAATCAAATGGCCGAGTAAGCTCAAAAACCTTGAAGCCATAGGTCGGCATGTTGATGTCTCTGCCTACCGTGAGCATGTTGAACTCTCTGCAACAGATCAAACGCTACGAAATATTATTGATATTCTCGACGGTAAAACATGCGGTTTACCAGGAGGAAGCGGTGACGGCTCACAATAA
- a CDS encoding DUF5675 family protein: MLQANLRREKSTDQGTEGVFRCPERGFRSYTLELPWRDNRPNVSSIPLGVYLCRLVKSPRFGWVYQVRNVEGRSHVLHHSGNVAGDRTKGYVTNVLGCILHGKKRGHLAGQRAVLLSKATIRRLHKAMGGEDFELTIESGD, encoded by the coding sequence ATGCTCCAGGCAAACTTAAGACGCGAGAAGAGCACGGACCAGGGCACAGAGGGAGTCTTTCGCTGCCCTGAACGGGGATTTCGCTCCTACACCTTGGAGCTGCCGTGGCGGGATAATCGGCCCAATGTCTCCTCTATTCCTTTGGGTGTCTATCTCTGTCGTTTGGTAAAGTCTCCTCGTTTTGGCTGGGTTTACCAGGTGCGCAATGTAGAGGGCCGATCGCATGTTCTGCATCATTCAGGCAATGTGGCCGGCGACAGGACCAAAGGCTATGTAACCAATGTTCTCGGCTGCATATTACATGGTAAGAAACGTGGGCACCTGGCTGGACAGCGAGCCGTTTTACTTTCAAAAGCAACCATCCGCAGGCTGCACAAAGCCATGGGCGGTGAAGATTTTGAACTTACTATAGAGAGTGGAGATTGA
- a CDS encoding antiterminator Q family protein: MEFISEKLTNYALWLRVSPVPHLGYGRLAISCCWQDYPAYELQPVEISDEEAMLIDTAIARLRQRKASVAEALMVYYLSKENTSYVARELGMDRRKVTQLVSMGESWVAAWLEKDSESSSSSICID; encoded by the coding sequence ATGGAGTTTATATCTGAGAAATTGACAAACTATGCCCTATGGCTTCGTGTATCACCTGTGCCCCATCTTGGTTATGGCAGACTTGCTATAAGTTGTTGCTGGCAGGACTATCCTGCTTATGAGCTGCAGCCCGTAGAGATCAGTGACGAGGAGGCAATGCTCATTGATACTGCCATTGCCCGATTGAGACAAAGAAAGGCATCCGTTGCCGAAGCCCTTATGGTCTATTATCTGAGTAAGGAGAATACGAGTTATGTTGCCCGAGAACTGGGGATGGATCGGCGCAAGGTTACTCAGCTGGTTAGTATGGGTGAATCTTGGGTTGCTGCCTGGTTAGAAAAGGATAGTGAAAGCTCTTCATCGTCTATATGCATTGATTAG
- a CDS encoding Arm DNA-binding domain-containing protein, which translates to MGRGTLYVRHNRIWFDFRYMGERVRESSGLVDTRENRQILRRQLDLIMAEIDNGVFSFGKRFPRSRRRAFFAELEGREVTTHPSELLFGDYVLQWFADMGSGMTENQIRDYQSALQRHVLPYFRDLNFAEITSARMRKFIATMKGKRSEQGQPLSAKRIRNVIIPLRVIIEDCVDEYAWLDFPDPFTRCKLPRPRKFRVQPFSFEEWQVFITHISPWYRPYFEFAVQTGLRPSEQVALKWVAIDHEYIHIELSRVRGREKEDLKTHESRRRLLLRPGLRRILLRQRKLTAGINSPYVFVNKDRLPISQDKLRSVVWVEAFAGLELQYRRMYETRHTFASWALALGETPEWVAKTLGHVDTSMVYRTYGRYIPNLKSLDGFSVEKQFSGTRVEGKEDFGHSFGHNEQE; encoded by the coding sequence GTGGGTAGGGGAACTCTCTATGTCCGTCACAACAGGATCTGGTTTGATTTTCGCTATATGGGGGAGCGCGTTCGTGAATCATCTGGCCTTGTCGACACCAGAGAGAACCGGCAAATTCTTCGGCGGCAGCTCGATTTGATTATGGCAGAGATAGATAATGGGGTTTTCAGTTTTGGCAAGCGTTTTCCCAGAAGTAGGAGAAGGGCCTTTTTTGCTGAGCTGGAGGGTAGGGAAGTGACCACCCACCCCTCTGAACTTCTTTTTGGTGATTATGTACTGCAGTGGTTTGCCGATATGGGAAGTGGGATGACGGAGAATCAGATTCGGGACTACCAAAGTGCTCTACAGAGACATGTTTTGCCCTATTTTCGTGATTTGAATTTTGCGGAGATAACCTCTGCCCGAATGAGGAAGTTTATTGCCACCATGAAGGGCAAGAGGAGTGAACAGGGGCAACCACTTTCGGCTAAACGTATTCGCAACGTCATCATCCCCCTGCGAGTAATTATAGAGGATTGCGTGGATGAGTATGCCTGGCTGGATTTTCCGGATCCCTTTACCCGGTGTAAACTTCCACGGCCCAGGAAGTTTCGAGTTCAACCCTTTAGTTTTGAAGAGTGGCAGGTTTTTATAACGCATATATCCCCTTGGTATCGGCCCTATTTTGAATTTGCCGTACAGACGGGATTGAGGCCCTCGGAACAGGTGGCCCTGAAATGGGTTGCCATCGACCATGAATATATCCACATAGAGTTAAGCAGGGTACGGGGAAGAGAGAAGGAAGATCTCAAAACCCATGAGAGTAGACGCAGGCTCTTATTGCGACCGGGATTACGGAGAATTCTGTTGCGCCAGCGTAAACTGACGGCGGGAATCAACAGTCCCTATGTTTTCGTCAACAAAGATCGCCTGCCTATTTCACAGGACAAACTGCGCAGTGTGGTATGGGTTGAAGCATTTGCAGGTTTGGAACTGCAATATCGGCGTATGTATGAGACTAGGCATACCTTCGCCTCTTGGGCCCTCGCCCTGGGAGAGACACCTGAATGGGTGGCCAAAACCCTGGGCCATGTGGATACCTCAATGGTTTATAGAACCTATGGTCGCTATATCCCCAATTTGAAGAGTTTAGACGGGTTTTCCGTGGAAAAACAGTTCTCTGGAACAAGAGTCGAGGGCAAGGAAGATTTTGGACACAGTTTTGGTCACAATGAACAGGAATAG
- a CDS encoding P-loop ATPase, Sll1717 family yields MYKLRLQDVYLGENDGKKEAVYRSDFERYFVDIDDNYEKLKQDKYFLVLGRKGSGKTYLGQYVKRMSSKDPLHFCEISSYKDFKFQELIQLKSGDITPNEYYEIWRWLLLLDIGKHCLADNGIEDCDDKSKLHAFPEANYKSIEIDAKKIVEVTQKQQVRGGFLKSFVDISDGEKLEEGTYLDYIDDLEKVVFSLLSLSESSYTSIYDELDDRFRNDDYYRNSIISLIKAADYINLKAIEVNSKAKVVILLRSDIFSIFNDPDLNKIKRVNTLKIDWGTRVSVDTPLIKMVIYKAKQSSSLMSVLSNEQIFRHLFPQDINYINPERYILERSFFRPRDVITILNLIIEKYPNSEYFGWKSFRVVKQDYSEYLLDEVRNEMFGHYLDEEIDNALKLLKNYNKHFIEYDELKKYMTINSYHYPGLDLEKMLIGLFKFNAIGNKWFNEYKKKQYYTWAHRDEKADLDLNKTIVIHLGLREALSM; encoded by the coding sequence ATGTACAAATTACGATTACAAGATGTTTATCTTGGTGAAAATGATGGCAAAAAAGAAGCTGTCTATAGGTCAGATTTTGAAAGATATTTTGTAGATATAGATGACAACTATGAAAAGCTAAAACAAGATAAGTATTTTTTGGTTTTAGGGAGAAAGGGATCAGGTAAGACCTATTTGGGGCAATATGTTAAGAGAATGTCTTCAAAAGATCCTCTCCATTTTTGTGAGATCAGTTCATATAAAGACTTTAAATTTCAAGAGTTAATTCAATTGAAATCAGGTGATATCACTCCAAATGAATATTATGAAATATGGAGATGGTTGCTATTACTTGACATAGGGAAACACTGCCTCGCTGACAACGGCATAGAGGATTGTGATGACAAGAGTAAACTTCATGCATTCCCTGAGGCTAATTACAAATCAATCGAAATTGATGCTAAAAAAATCGTGGAAGTAACACAAAAACAGCAAGTCAGAGGCGGATTCTTAAAATCATTCGTGGATATCTCTGATGGTGAAAAACTAGAGGAAGGAACATATCTGGATTATATTGACGACTTGGAAAAGGTTGTCTTTTCCTTGCTCTCTCTTTCAGAGAGTTCGTACACCTCAATTTATGATGAGTTAGATGATCGTTTTAGAAATGATGATTATTACCGCAACTCAATAATCAGTCTAATTAAGGCCGCAGATTACATTAATTTAAAAGCAATAGAAGTAAACTCCAAAGCTAAGGTAGTAATATTACTGCGGTCTGATATTTTCTCTATATTTAACGATCCAGATCTAAACAAAATAAAAAGAGTTAATACGTTGAAGATTGATTGGGGAACTCGTGTGTCAGTCGATACTCCTCTAATTAAAATGGTAATTTATAAAGCAAAACAATCTAGTTCCTTAATGTCTGTACTTTCCAATGAGCAGATTTTTCGTCACTTATTTCCACAAGATATTAATTACATTAATCCTGAGAGATATATACTTGAGAGATCTTTTTTTCGACCAAGGGATGTAATTACAATATTGAATTTAATCATAGAAAAATATCCAAATTCCGAATATTTTGGTTGGAAAAGTTTTCGAGTCGTTAAGCAGGATTATTCAGAGTATCTGCTTGATGAAGTAAGGAATGAAATGTTTGGACATTACCTCGATGAAGAAATCGATAACGCACTTAAATTACTAAAAAATTACAATAAGCATTTTATTGAGTATGATGAATTGAAAAAATATATGACAATAAACTCTTATCACTACCCTGGCCTTGATTTAGAAAAAATGCTCATTGGTTTATTTAAATTTAATGCAATAGGAAATAAGTGGTTCAATGAGTACAAAAAAAAGCAATATTATACTTGGGCTCATCGTGATGAGAAAGCTGATTTAGATTTAAATAAGACTATTGTTATCCACCTTGGTCTAAGGGAAGCGCTATCAATGTGA
- a CDS encoding HNH endonuclease, whose translation MASKYLSSLSKDDYLELTKKLWNIQNHKCFICEEEIDLDLNTTNIDHIVPLANKGKDAEVNFAVTHESCNKSKQDANLKIAKILQKLSKIQKSIQSKTSKSASLKDILKSYNGSKYEFKYKIEGMELKYSFSDIGDNKTYQTPIYTDNLSKEQTCFIEVPVEYLYHDEIINPRGINNSIGKLIKEFDKQNPQLHLSLARIEDDRLKIFDGQHKAGAQILLGTKKLVVRVFLEPNIDRLTETNTMLEYSTANCF comes from the coding sequence ATGGCATCAAAGTATTTGTCATCCCTATCGAAGGATGATTATTTAGAGCTTACAAAAAAACTGTGGAACATTCAGAATCATAAATGTTTTATATGTGAAGAAGAAATTGATTTAGATTTAAACACTACAAATATTGACCATATTGTACCTTTGGCAAATAAGGGTAAAGATGCTGAGGTGAATTTTGCAGTCACACATGAAAGTTGTAACAAGTCTAAACAGGACGCAAATTTAAAGATTGCAAAAATACTACAAAAACTTAGTAAAATTCAAAAGTCAATACAAAGTAAAACAAGTAAATCAGCGTCACTCAAGGATATACTAAAAAGCTATAATGGTTCAAAGTATGAGTTTAAATACAAGATTGAAGGTATGGAATTAAAATATTCATTTTCAGATATTGGAGATAACAAAACATACCAAACACCAATTTATACTGACAATCTTTCGAAAGAACAAACATGCTTTATAGAAGTTCCAGTTGAGTACCTATATCATGATGAAATTATTAACCCACGCGGGATAAATAATAGTATCGGAAAGCTTATTAAAGAGTTTGATAAGCAAAACCCACAATTGCATCTTAGTCTCGCTCGGATAGAAGATGACAGGTTAAAAATATTTGATGGGCAGCATAAAGCCGGTGCTCAAATTTTATTAGGAACTAAAAAATTGGTTGTGCGAGTTTTTTTGGAACCAAATATAGACCGGTTGACAGAAACAAATACAATGCTGGAGTACTCTACGGCAAATTGCTTTTGA